In the genome of Bacillota bacterium, the window TCGGGAAATAGAGGATACCCTGAAGAAGTGCAAAGACGTAAAGTCCGTGGACGAGTTCATCGATGCTGACTACGGATTTCACCTGGCCTTGGCAAAGGCGTCTGACAATCGCCTTTTCATCCAGTTCATCAAAGAGGCCTTGCTGAAGTTGGGGCAGCCGTATTACAATGCCATAAGGCTGGCCGAAGCGGCGGACGATCCCTCATCTGTGAAGAGGCTCTTCGGGAAGTCTTACGACGACCACGAGGCGATCTACAAAGCGATCCTGGAAGGAGACTCTGCGGCGGCTCGTAAGAGTATGATCAGTCATCTCCAGGCGGCCAGGCAGAAGTTCACGGAGTACTGCGAAATCGTAGAGCCCGATGACCTTCAGCCCGGGCTTGAGGACGAAGACCGTTCAGACTGCGGGGATTGCGGTGCGCGCGAGCGCCCCGTGGCTGTGTCGGGGGAAGCAGCCCGTCCGACGACGTAGCGCGTGTCCCCTAGGGGAGCGCTGTCAGCCGGTATGGCTGTCTGACAGCTTGACAGGTTGGCAGGGTTGGTTTATCATGTGTGTGCTGGCTCTTTCATGGGTTCGTTCGCAGGCTGGGATACCCCGGCCGTCCTACTCGAGCTGTCAGCGAGGGGCGCGCGACATCCACGTGAGACGGGTAATTCTTTAGTACAAATGTCAGACAGCAAGACAGTAAGACGAATTCGTCTTCGTCTATGATGGCCGGTCGCGTCGGCCGCTTCTCTCCAGAAGAAACGTCGCTGGTGCTCACAAGTCGCGTTCACCAGTCGCGGTGGTTGTCTCGTGCGAACCTGGCAGTGT includes:
- a CDS encoding FadR family transcriptional regulator — translated: MVGLDLKPVETVSTSTQIIEQFVEMIRTARLKPGNCLPSETSLAKSLGTSRATIREALSGLKVLGLLESIPGKGNFVKKPSMDYQLEGIVDTIRSRMSFLEALEARRAIEGEVCYLAAKRRTDSALREIEDTLKKCKDVKSVDEFIDADYGFHLALAKASDNRLFIQFIKEALLKLGQPYYNAIRLAEAADDPSSVKRLFGKSYDDHEAIYKAILEGDSAAARKSMISHLQAARQKFTEYCEIVEPDDLQPGLEDEDRSDCGDCGARERPVAVSGEAARPTT